TCACAAACTTTATAACAGTCACTGGGGTTGAGCACCAGTATTCAGCATATAAGTCAATTTTCACATCAAATCATGAGACAGAAACTCAGAAACAATTAACGATCAGCCATTATTGACTGGATGTCTAATTCAACACAACCTAATTTCCCAAACTCGTTTAAAACCAATAGAGAACAAGATTGTCGAATCTCGCTTATGATCCAGATCCTCATATTCTAATTAGAAAAAATGGATAACATATGCAATGAGAAGCGAACAATTGACCTGGTAAGTGGTGTCGAATTTATCGTACATGAAGCGAGTGATGATACTGGTTTTACCGACCGATTGATCGCCCAAGAAAACAAGCTTGTACTTGGCGAGAGGGGACACCGTAGCCATTTTTGTGAGACTTCCGGTCCAAGTAAAGCTGAATCGACGCTGTAGATCTGAATCTCGTCTTCAACAAAAACcgtagagagaagaagaaaaccgAACGGAAGGGAAACTTTGAGTTTTGATCGATTTAAATAGGTGGGAGGAGAAACCGCCAACTAAGACCAAACGACCAAGTCAAAATTGTTGAAAGCCTTCTATTACCAATTCTGCCCTATTCTTCTACTTTAATGACATACATGTCCTTCAGTTCATTTGTTCATGAAGTCAACGTTCTTTAAAGTAGTTTAAACCAGTCTATATACGGTGCGTTTCGTTTCAGATTTTTTGTTAAGAACTTAATCTGTGTCAAAAGTCAAATGACTAAAAACCAAGCAATCATATTTATTGGAAATGAATGATTTTATCCTTGGCATGTCTTTATTATCAACATGATTCCAAAGAAGtactaaaataaaatacaaatttaGAGAAAATAGTTAGTGGTCTTGTTATGTCATGATGATGTGGCATACTAAAATCAATAGTATTGTAACATTTTATGGTTTGTGATGTCAAATCATAGATAGTTGGAGATGAAAAtagttattttataatttaaaattcaaaattatctTCAACCACCCATGATTTGGTATCAATCAACTATGAAATATCATAATGCTATTGGCCCTGGTACACCACGTCAATGTATGACATGCTATCAGGACCACGAAATATTTTCTCCTCAAATCTCATCCAATCTATTGGAAAAAATGGGGTTGTAATTACCttagttataattttttttgaaaagaaccTTAGCTATAATTAGCTGTAATTACCCCTTAAATCCCCCaaataaactttttttaaaatttttttttttgtgttattaggaCTAAAGAGTTAGGGATTTAGTATTAGGGGTTTAGGTGTTacaatttagggtttagaatttgagatttatgattattatttttttgtcaaaaccatctatattataatattatgataaccaaaatacttaataataccaaaaaaaaattaaaaatttatttaggGGATTTAGGGGTAATTTCagctaattagtaattacagcCCCCTATTCCCAATCTACTTAAGCATTTTATCAGATTATGATCGCTAACCTTTCTATAGCTTTGCTGGCATTCAcatttgatgattgaatttgaagCGCAACAATGTGAAGGTGAGGTTTATAAAACCtagcattttttttaaataataataaattttgtgcTTGTAAACACAGAATGTATTGGCAGTATAAGTCACCAAACTAGCCATTTATGGCAAATACTTGTAGACTTGTAGTAGTTCTATGAAACCACAGTTTGGCATGGACCCAGTGTCTGTAGCAATCCCAACATACAATTACTCCATGAATGAGACCTTGCAAACTGATACAATAGTGTAGCAGAATCACTATACATTCTCTAGAGCCACAAGATCATCTAGTGGTTCACTCCCTATCTACGTGGTTGAGATTTGTGAAGAGTACCTGTAAaatatcccacatcgcttgTGTAAACTCATGAGATCGTGCGagtccgatgtatccacagtGAATCAACAAATCTAAGACGgacaataatattgttgatgtgagtGGGTTGATATTTCCAACATGACATCGAAGCAAAGATGTATCCGCAGTAAACCCATAAATCTAAAGTGGACAACACTGTTGATGTGAGTGGGTTAAGATTTCTAACATGACATCGGAGAAAAGTCTCGGTTCAATTGGACGGGCGGGAACAAAGACGTGTGGGCTGGGTTTTGTATCAAGATTATGTGAGTGGATAGGCAGAGATTTATGATATGATATCGGAGCAAGATACGATCAAAAAAATAGTGATGATATGAGTGGCTGAGGTTTTATAATAAGATTTGACAGAACAAACCCAACATTCTCTTTTCCTTGGATTGCATATCATATGATTCATCTCTATCACTGTTCTATGTCTACTGAGATGACCAACCAACCAACTCAATTAGTCATATTTCAATATCAACCACAAGCTCCGGATACTACAGTAACTATTGAAGACCCAATCGACCCCACCCTTAtctgtcttcttcttcaatctatATGACTTGTTGCCGCGATTGTAAGTAAAAAAACTGAAAACCAGAACCACAATGATGAAGTCTCTCCCTGCAGGTATTCAGCAACAAAGTGATGAAACCGATGATCAAGGCATAGTAATTCAAACCAAAGCCATTGCCTTCGAAAAGAGAGGCCGTACatggtatatatgtatatatatgaacatgtattgCCTACATTTACCTTTCAAAGCTAGTCTCTGCACTGACTGACGTTAAATTCTTGAACTTTCTCTTTCGATCTCCATGGATTCATGCAGGTTTGTCGCCTCTCAAATTCCATCAGACTTGTGTATTCAAGTTCAAGATACCACCTTCACAGTTCATAAGGTAACTAACATAGATAACAGACACTTTTCTTTTATACAGACACAAACCAACTTCAAATCCTTCAATAATATTGACATCAAAGTTCTTGCAATTGGTAACAAAGAAGTTTTGGTTGGGATGGTTGAGTTGACTATTGTAACTCCTCGCAAATGCAGGAGATCACAAATTCAACTTTCACCCAACAGTTTTAGCATTATTTCTTTGTATGTAGGAGGCCTTGTGGAGTTAACTTTCCTTTGTGGACTTCGGTCTTGTTCTCCTTACACGGGTTTTGACCTAATCTTACTCGTGGCCCGTGTTTTGTGAAGTTAATTCTTCTTTGTCAACTTCGGTCTTattctctctccataaactttGACCCGAACTTATCTTTCGCCGGCGTGGAGCGGAATGAATTCGCGAATtgagttaaaaagaaaaagagaaaaaaagtcaCTGCAATTGGCTGACCTATTTACTTTTACTGAAACAGTATCCGCTGGTGAAGAAATGTGGGTACATAGGCCGACTAGAACTTCAACCTTCAATCTCAAACTTTGGGTATGAACTGAAGCTCGAGAACTTCCCAGGTGGATCGGAGACGTTTCAGATCATTCTGATGTTCTGTTATGGTCTTCCACTGGATTTAAACCCCAACAACATAGCTTCACTAAGATGCGGATCGCAGTTTCTAGAGATGAGCGAAGAGTTTGAAGATGGAAATCTCATAACCAAAACAGAGGCTTTCCTCACATTTGTCATCCTTTCTTCATGGAAAGATGCCATAACTGTTCTCAAATCATGTGAAAACCTCTCTCCCTGGGCTGAAAATCTCCAAATTGTACGCAGATGCTGTGATTCAATTGCTTGGAAGGCTTCTCGAGACGACGAAGCCGCAGGAAATGCAGTCCATGAGGAAGGCTGGTGGTTTGACGATGTCGCTAGCCTTCGCATCGGTCATTTTATGAGAATCATAACTGCCATCCAAGCGAAAGGAACAAAACCAGATATCATATGCAAATGCATAATGCACTATGCAGCAAGATGGTTGCCCGGCATGGAGATGGAGTTAGAGGGACTAAGAGGGTATGGATATGGAAATAATGAATTACAGTTCAGTATAGAAAGTGGAAGAATGGAAGATGGGAATGTTAGGCACAGTACCAAGGAGCAGAAAACAATCATTGAAAGCctaataagcatacttcctccTCAACAAGAAGCTATCTCATGTAAATTCTTGTTGAAGATGTTGAAGATAGCCATGGTTTATTCTGCAGCGCCGGCTTTGATTTCAGAACTCGAGAAGAGAGTGGGAATGGTCTTGGAAGATGCCAATGTGAATGATCTCTTAATTCCAATGTTCAAAAATGAAGATCAAGCAAAAACAATGAAGTGAGTATCTACTCTTTTCcttctacattttttttattctggTATCTAGCTAGGTACAAAGATtgtggaaatttttttatagaaaatccACTCAAATACGACAAataaatattgtccgctttaggcTTGAGCCCACATAGCTTTGTCCTTCTGTGTCGCCTATGGTATTTATGCCCAGAAAATGCATTGGTTATGTTAGAGGGAATAGATCTTTGTTTATAAAACATTAGGTTGGGTTATATCAATCCgacatgagatttttttttgtcttgacaCTCTCTACACTTGTGGATTGGGTTATGCGAGACCCAACAAATGATAGGTAAATGCCACGTCCAACTAGAGTGAGAGTTTGTTCCAATACCATGTTAGAAAATCCACTCCAAACATTATAAACCAATATTGTCAGCTTTAGGCTGAGCtggcatgactttgtttttCTAAGGCGTCGTCGTATATAATACTTAAGACCAAAAAAAAGATATTG
The window above is part of the Tripterygium wilfordii isolate XIE 37 chromosome 3, ASM1340144v1, whole genome shotgun sequence genome. Proteins encoded here:
- the LOC119992867 gene encoding BTB/POZ domain-containing protein DOT3; this encodes MMKSLPAGIQQQSDETDDQGIVIQTKAIAFEKRGRTWFVASQIPSDLCIQVQDTTFTVHKYPLVKKCGYIGRLELQPSISNFGYELKLENFPGGSETFQIILMFCYGLPLDLNPNNIASLRCGSQFLEMSEEFEDGNLITKTEAFLTFVILSSWKDAITVLKSCENLSPWAENLQIVRRCCDSIAWKASRDDEAAGNAVHEEGWWFDDVASLRIGHFMRIITAIQAKGTKPDIICKCIMHYAARWLPGMEMELEGLRGYGYGNNELQFSIESGRMEDGNVRHSTKEQKTIIESLISILPPQQEAISCKFLLKMLKIAMVYSAAPALISELEKRVGMVLEDANVNDLLIPMFKNEDQAKTMNSPEPQTMHNIDVVQRIVEYFLMHEQHQQLQTMSEKSSISKLLDNYLAEIAKDPNLCITKFQVFAEALPENARACDDGLYRAIDTYLKTHPSLPEHDRKRLCKVMNCKKLSLDACAHAAQNDRLPLRTVIQVLFAEQVKIREAMQGKELAVSGNNSEQELDLPSTKTEFKNLKAELEMTKTRMAELQRDYSELQHEYEKLTDKQRKTSGWNFAWKMIRKSALFQRRMEEDGNGERRASSNSIGRKVNLRRRLSIS